In Vigna angularis cultivar LongXiaoDou No.4 chromosome 8, ASM1680809v1, whole genome shotgun sequence, the DNA window GTGTTGGATGGGACACGGAAATTAAAACCTAACTGGCAACATTGATTGATCGAGAATGATTACGAAGGAAAGGAGAACTGAAATACCGTATCTGTCAACACAGTCGTCATGGGCCATGCAACAAGCATCAACACTATCGCATGGCTTCTCGCCGGCACAGCCAGAATACCCCACCCCGCAATACTTACCGTATCTGATTCCGATAGCTGAtttcaaatgataaaattaactAGTATCAATGTAATTAATAATTGCTATAACATCAACTCAAAGGAATGGACCGGAATCTTACTGTCGCACTGCTCCGCAACGCACGTTCTGCTGCAGTTTTGAGCGGAGCAGTGGGCGGCGAGGAGCAGACAGAGGAGGATTCCGAACGCGGCGGTGGCGCGTGACATTTTGTGGGAGCGTAACCGAAAGATGTGAACTTTAAGAAAAGGGTTGTGGATGGTTGACGCGGAACTTTCCTCCCCCACGCTTGATCTGTACTTAGGATGATTGCAGGCACAAGCAAACCTCTggttcaaattccaaaataaaaataatgttttttgtGTGGTGTTGTTTCCTTTGTAAAATGTTGTTTGGTTTCAATgccaaaaatacaaaactacCCTTCAGATTGTTATCAACGCAGTGGCTATCTTTTACTATTACTAATTGAAGCATGGTTATCTTTAGGTTTTACTGTTCTTTTTAGTCTTATGATTGATGATGGTTggaacaaaaacaaagaaaagttttttttttcttttcaactaacattataaatactttatattatGAGTCTctcataatatattaaaaatcctTCATATATAGTTAAAATTGTCCAAAACCATTACTAAGGATTATTAAATTTGACAAGAACATGAGGAAAATCAATACAGATATAAtgtgttgtttaattttgtttagcTTTCATCATAAAAACCAATTTTTGTTCACTTTTCACAGCAAAAATTAAATCTCTTATTTAGATtggttttattatatatatatatatatatattatctttatcttatgtttaatttttatttttagtttatttatcattattttttactttaattttagtttaactcatattttttttattataaataaaatatcatatatgtatATTCAACATAAAAAGAGATTAATttcatgtataattttttactatattcaacatggtatcaaaattatattagaatataTCCCAGTGAAATTGGTgttgttgaatatattgttttagtCGCTATTAGACCATCCACTgatgtctagtctcacgctcaaaatatatatatctcaaCGTAAAAGAATGTATTaaaagtctcacatcaactaaaaataagaccaatttataatatataagtacaacttctaataatttttagtaataaaaatggttttttttttttatgtggaaCGCATTAGGGTGGGAGAAGGTGAAGAATAACGAAGGAGTAGTTTGGGTGCttcaaaattgtttaacaaaatTCGAAGAgtgtgaagaaaagaaaaaggaggtGTAAATAAGGAAAAACAGAAACCTCCTTCTTGTAGAAATCATGATGGACCCAATTAAGCTGTGGGTTTATCCGTTTTGTGCGAACGGTATTGGCCTTTCAGTAAGAACAAGTTCGCATGTTTCATAATTAAGCTATGTCAATAGTATTAcatgtttaaataatttcttttataaaattgagattattctttttcaaaaattaacacttacttttttttttcataaacataaTCCACTAGAGTTCTAATATTTCCTCTTGGATTAAAGATGGTTAAAACTAaacagtttaaaaaaataaaaccaattcctttcttaatatattttagcaATTTGATTCGAATTTCGATTTCAACTACGTTGTGTTGTTCATTATATGtgattatataaaatgatatattttaaattaattatcaactataaatgtattttatgtttttaactaAGAAATTAACTATATAAAGCAATTATAAGTGATAGAAAGTCGAAATTATTGATACACAACCATTAAACAAAAAGTTATAGCAAGTTTATTTAAGTTCAATTTGTTGATAATCTATTAAGTATATGTCAAAGTGTTGTGCTGTGAGTGAAGTTAAAGGACAATGAAACACATGTACAcgtattttattatttccatatattttgtatatacaATTAATGTATACTATTTGTAGTATCCATTTGTAATATACACttgttgataaaaatatatatatactatcaCTGTGTCGTATAAGTTATAACATGCATAACAACGTCCTTTTAAATGTATTTAcacatttttaattacaaattaaagaCGTACACGTACTATAACTCGTTCTTATTATAGACATTTatcaatttaaactaaaattgcTATCATTCTACTACGAGCACGTTGACTTTTCGATGGAAATAAAtggtttttttttgttgtatccTCAATGGTCAACGTGAACAATAAATATGGACTTGCTTTTGGAATATCCGTAATGGCGAAGcaaaagaatagaaaataaaaattaaagattccCACAACcaccttaatatatatatatacttttgtgTATGAGTCGTTAATACATCATAATTACAGGCGTATTAGTTAGATTGTTCATAATTAAATCATCTAATAAAGTTTCCATTTGGCCtatctctcttctctcattCTTAACATTTTGTAAAcacttttttatctttaaaatattcgTTTGACTTTACTTTTtcatacattaaaatatttaatttttcattcgtttaaaataattttcagaaaTCACGACTTAGAGAGACAAATTGAagttgtttaaattgttttcctcgtataatttttttttatgtttttgatatttttcattcatatattctataaaaaaaattgtgaaagtagagtttttctaatttgaattttgtaaattccataaaatatttataaaacaattcaTTAAACATGAAAAGTctcattgataaaaaataatatcaatgtcGGTTTCTGATATTTAATCGGtgctattttttattcattagaaaaaaaaggtgATGTTATTTAAAAGTCAAACCAAATTGGTCATAAAAATTCCAAATCTTTATCATTCTTATGGTTGTTGACTTTATGCATTCGGCAATTGTTTGAACAAAGTTGAGTTGAAAATTGGTGCCTAGTGTGTGTTTGTTCAAAAGTTCAGGCATTATTCAATGCAGTAAGACATGAAATTTGACTCTTGattatagttttaaaaacaAATCTCCTTCATCGTATGTTGCAATCTTAATTTTGTTGTCTatgttttttaatgtaatttttacaacaattattttaacaaaattgataTTGTTCAGTAATTCAATAATCTTATATTGTTTAGAAATCTATactaataacaattttaatatatatatatctaaaatatttttcaaataaaaaatttaataaatttctaaaagaTATATGCATGCATAGATGCACCATGGGATGACCATACATGCTTGATCATTCTTCTAATATCATGCATGCTCACGTGAAGAATCTGATGGTCACGTTCGGTTACTTGTATATATGTATGGCATACGATTGG includes these proteins:
- the LOC108345108 gene encoding probable phospholipase A2 homolog 1; the encoded protein is MSRATAAFGILLCLLLAAHCSAQNCSRTCVAEQCDTIGIRYGKYCGVGYSGCAGEKPCDSVDACCMAHDDCVDRYGMTHVKCHKKLKNCLIRELESGKAGFSKDCPYSTAAPTMIRGMDLAILLSQLGEPASDN